The stretch of DNA ATTCGCCGGATTGATCACCATCGTAGGATCAACAATTGGTGCTGCATTACTGCGCGGTCTACTCATTGCAAATATAAAAAGATTGACACCATAGGATATCAAAGACAAACCAAGAATGACTTGAAAAGTTCGGGGGCGCAAAATGAGCCAAATTCCAGATCCGACAAGAACACCAATGGCCAAAGAAAGAATAATTTCCATTAATTTTCCTTCTCTTTTAAAGCAGGTTTTTTACCGCTTCGGTAACTCCGTATTGATTGATGAGCAAGTGCAATTAAAATGAGAATCGTTGCTCCCAACACAAGAGAAAACACACCAAAATCAAACAAAAAAGCAGATGCTACAGGAACCTTTCCAATCAATGGCACATGAATATATTGGAAAAATGATGTTAAAAAAGGGTACCCAACAAACAAAGCCCCAGCTCCCGTTACAACCGATAGCAATAAGCCAAAGCTCATCCAGCGTAAAGGCAAAACTCTTAAATGATTTTCCACCCAACGAATATCCCGTGCAAGATACTGCAAAATAAAGCCTATTGCTAAAGTCACACCACCAACAAACCCACCACCTGGAAGATCATGTCCCCGCACAAATAAATAAAAAGAAAAAGCAAGAATAACGGAAAAAAGCCACCCCATAATAACAGAAGGAATAGCGAGATAATTCAATACTGTATCCCCTACATTTCGTTCCGGCTGTGCCTTATAAAAAGCTTCCTGAACACGTTGTTGAAATGGCGGCTCAATACTTTCAGGAGCAGGACGGAATCGACGCAAAAGAGCAAAGACAGTCAAAGAAACAATCCCCAAAACCACAACTTCTCCCATTGTATCAAAACCACGGAAATCAACCAGCAATACATTTACAACATTGCGACCACCAGCGCCAGAATAAGCATTTTTTAGAAAAAAATGAGAAACTGTTGTTCCTTGAGGACGTGTCATCATCGCAAAAGAGAGCCATGCAATACCAGCTCCTCCCATAGTTGCTATAATGAAATCACGAGCACGACGTAAACGCACCCCAAAATGAACAGATGTTGGAGCAGGATTATGCACACGCTTAGGCAACCAACGCAAACCAAGCAATAATAAAACAGCTGTCACCACTTCAACAACCAATTGCGTTATTGCCAAATCGGGCGCAGAAAGCCATAAAAAGGTTGCGCACATCATCAAACCTGCTCCCCCCAAAAGCATGAGTGATGCAAGACGATGAAACTTTGCTTGCCAAGCGACTAAAAGTGCACACAATCCACCGACCAGCCAAAGCGCGAGAAAAGGAATATCAAGTGGAAAAAGCGGTACCCCTCCTGGTGCAATGAAACCATCACGCCAAAGCAAAAGACCAACAAAAATAAAACATACAGCAAAAATCCAATGCAACTGGATTTGCAAACGGCGTGTTGACAAAACAGCTTCCACCGCACGAGCCCATTTCCAAGAAATAATCACAAGAATGCGTTCAAAAATACGCGGTCCTTTCAAATGACGAAAAAAGGGGGCTCCATCATCGCAAGATAAAAAATAACGCCGCCCAACAACATAGAGCAAACCACCCCCGAATAAAGCCACCAAACTCATTATTAATGGCGTATTAATCCCATGCCAAACAGCCAAGCTATAAGAGATCGTCATCGGTCCTAAAACAGACACAACAGCATTATCTAAAATAGGCCCGATTGTTAAATTAGGAAAAATACCAACGGCCAAACAAATAAACACCAAAAGTTCCATAGGTAAACGCATAAAATGCGGTGGTTCATGCGGAATTTTAGGTAATGTATGAGCTTTTGGTCCCCAAAAGACACCATGAATAAAACGGATAGAATAGGTCACACTAAACAGACTAGCAAGGGTTGCTACATAAGGAGCAATCCAATCAAGCCATGATTCCATGTGTGTTTCAACAGCTTCAGCAAAAAACATTTCTTTCGATAAAAAACCATTGAGCAAAGGAACACCCGCCATCGCCGCACTTGCTACTAAAGCAAGAGTCGCTGTAATCGGCATAGAGCGATAAAGACCTGTTAGCTTACGCATATCACGTGTTCCCGTTTCGTGATCAATAATGCCAGCAGCCATAAATAAAGACGCTTTAAAAGTAGCATGATTGGCCATATGAAAAATCGCAGCAACACATGCAAGGGGACTCCCAAGGCTTAAAAGCGTGGTAATCAATCCAAGATGACTAATCGTTGAGTAAGCAAGTAATCCCTTTAAATCTTGCTGAAACATAGAAAAATAAGCGCCAAGAAGAAGTGTTGAAAGTCCTGAAAAACCAACCAACCAAAACCAAGACTCTGTCCCAGAGAGTACAGGCCATAAACGAATCAACAAAAATAACCCAGCTTTTACCATCGTTGCCGAATGCAGATAAGCTGATACAGGTGTGGGAGCTGCCATCGCATTAGGCAACCAAAAATGAAAAGGAAACTGTGCACTTTTTGTTAATCCGCCTAATAAAATACAAATAAGGGCAGGACAATAAAGCGAACTTGATCGGATCACATCTCCAGACTGCAAAATTTTATCCAGATCAAAACTACCAACGATATACCCAATCAATAAAACCCCAATAAAAAGGGCAAAACCACCAAAACCTGTAATCGTTAAAGCCATACGCGCCCCTTCACGCGCACTCGCATTATGATACCAGTAACCAATCAACAAAAAAGAAAAAATACTGGTGAGTTCCCAGAAAACAACCAAAAACACGAGATTACCTGATAAAACAATCCCTGTCATTGAACCCATAAAGGCTAGAAAAAAAGAAAAAAATCGTGGTACAGAATCCGCGGAATCCATATAATAACGCGCATAAACAACGACAAGCAGCCCAATTCCTGTAATGAGCAAGCAAAAAAGCCACGACAGACCATCCATCCGGAGGCTCAAATCAGCCCCCCATTCTGGAAGCCAAGAAATATTTAAACGGATAATGTGACCGCCACGAATTGTCGGATAAAGCATGATTGTAAAAAGAAGACTAAAAAGAGCAATGCCCCCAGCAAACCACGCTTCATTATTTTTTGCTGTCGAACGAAAAAAGCCCATAACAGCACTTCCACAAAAAGGAAGCAAAATGAGCAATATCAACATTGCTTCCCGTGTCGCCATTCTTTCAGCTCCATCTTGCCTTTAATATTTTGTCATTGACAAAACAAAAACTTACATTTCCCCCCATTTCACACTTAATGATAATAAGATTGAATAAAACTTAAAAATATTTAAATTTTTCAAAAAACAATGAATGCTTGCATGGAAATGCTGCGCACCACACAATCTTTTCTTTTATTGTAAGAACAATAACGCTCACGACAAGGAGAGGAGCCCATTAAAATTTTATTTAATCCATTTCTATCCTTTAAAAAAGCGTGATAAACACTGTTTACGAGGCCCATGAAAAGGCTGAAAACTATTATCATTTATATTATAAGAGCGATAACGGGTACGACAAGATTCAATATGCTGTTTAAGCATCCATGGCTCTTTTTTTTCTGACTTTTCTGAGAAGGAAGTTAAAAATACTCTTTTAGCATCTGATACAACTTTTAATGATGCGCCTTTTGTGCTTAAGTGTGGTGATGTAACAAATGCCACTTCAGGATACCACCAATTATCTTTATACTTAACATAACCACGCCGATAATGATGATAACCCTTAAAACCATTCAGTTCTCTACGACCCGTAAAAATCAAAGGCTCCGAACTCTCTTGGATAGATGTTTGAGCAACCAGTTTGGCTTTAGCATCACTCCTATTTTGCTCCCAATTAACAAAGGTAGTTATTATAATGAAAAAACTGCTCACAAATATAAAAGCTAAAGCATAATGTAATTTTTTTTTCATACGCAAAACTCAAAATAATAAACAACAGCCGTTACAGAAAGCCCCTCTATTACTAGACAGAAACAGATTCTTTTCTTAAGATTCTTTTTTCTTGAGACATTCTGTTAGTCTTTGTACTAAACGTTTATCTCGACAATAAGATCCTTCAAAAAAGAATGAATAAATGATGATAAAAACCCCCTATTATCTTATAGACAAATCGAAACTCATCAAAAATATGCAAACGATTTCTCGTTTACGAGAAATGTCCGGAGCAAAAGTTTTGCTTGCTTTGAAATGTTTTGCCACATGGAGTGTTTTTGATTTAATGTCTGAGTTCATGGATGGAACCACATCATCATCCCTTTATGAACTGCGTTTAGGAAAAGAAAAATTTGGCAAAGAAACCCATGCTTACTCGGTTGCTTGGGCTGATCATGAAATTGATGAAGCCTGTGATTATGCAGATAAAATTATTTTTAACTCAATCCAACAACTTCAACGCTTTTCTGATGCAACAAAAACCATTCAACGCGGTCTAAGATTAAATCCAGGAATAAGTGCATCACATTTTGATCTTGCCAATCCCTCCCGCCCTTTTAGTCGCTTAGGAGAAACAAACCAAAGCGCTATTAAAGAAGTTCTGCCTCTTATCAACGGCTTGATGATCCATAACAATTGTGAAAATGCTGATTTTAATCTTTTTAACCAAATGCTTGGAGCTATGGAAGAAAAATTTTCAGAACTTTTTTCTGCTGTTGACTGGATAAGCCTTGGCGGTGGAATCCATTTTACCGCTGAAAATTATCCTCTAGAAGCTTTCGCAGAACGCTTAAAGCACTTTTCCAAAACCCATGGTGTCACTCTTTTTCTAGAACCAGGAGAAGCCGCTATAACAAAAAGTACCACCTTAGAAGTCAGTGTTCTTGACACATTGTACAACGAAAAGAATCTTGCCATCGTTGATAGCTCGATTGAAGCCCATATGCTTGATCTTCTCATTTACCGTGAAAATGCCAAATTGGAACCCAATCAAGGAGAACACGAAATTATGATCTGCGGTAAATCCTGTCTTGCTGGCGATATTTTTGGAACATTTCAATTTGAAAAACCTCTTAAAATAGGGGACAGACTGTCTTTTCAAGACGCAGCAGGTTACACAATGGTCAAGAAAAACTGGTTTAATGGTGTGACAATGCCTGCTATTGTTCTCAAAGAATGCGATGGTACATTAACACTGCAACGCCAATTTAGCTATAACGACTATCGGGAAAGCCTTTCATAAAGATAACCATAAAAAACGTCATACAACAGTATTAAAAAGGAGATAAACCTACAATGAAGAAAAATGTTCTCATCATTGGTGCTGGAGGTGTTGCACAAGTTGTTGCACACAAATGTGCTCAAAACAACGATATTTTTGGTGAAATTCATATTGCTTCACGAACACTCAAAAAATGTGAAGCCATCATTGCTTCCATTAAAGAAAAAAACTCCATGAAAGAACAGGGGGTTTTCGAAAGCCATTCACTCAACGCCATGAATGTAGAAGAAACTGTAAAGCTCATCCAAAAAATCAAATGCGAAATTGTCATTAATGTTGGTTCTGCCTTTCTTAATATGTCTGTTCTTTCAGCTTGTATCAAAACCAAATGCGCTTATATCGATACCGCCATCCACGAAGATCCTCTTAAAATTTGTGAGACTCCTCCTTGGTATGGCAATTATGAATGGCCACGGCGCCAAGAATGTGAACAAGCGGGTATCACTGCTATTTTGGGGGCGGGTTTTGATCCTGGTGTCGTTAATGCTTACGCAGCATTAGCCCATAAGTGTTATTTTGATAAAATCACAGACATCGATATTATTGATATTAACGCCGGAAATCATGGGCGTTGGTTTGCTACAAATTTTGATCCAGAAATTAACTTCCGTGAATTTACAGGACAAGTATGGTCATGG from Bartonella tribocorum CIP 105476 encodes:
- a CDS encoding monovalent cation/H+ antiporter subunit A, which produces MATREAMLILLILLPFCGSAVMGFFRSTAKNNEAWFAGGIALFSLLFTIMLYPTIRGGHIIRLNISWLPEWGADLSLRMDGLSWLFCLLITGIGLLVVVYARYYMDSADSVPRFFSFFLAFMGSMTGIVLSGNLVFLVVFWELTSIFSFLLIGYWYHNASAREGARMALTITGFGGFALFIGVLLIGYIVGSFDLDKILQSGDVIRSSSLYCPALICILLGGLTKSAQFPFHFWLPNAMAAPTPVSAYLHSATMVKAGLFLLIRLWPVLSGTESWFWLVGFSGLSTLLLGAYFSMFQQDLKGLLAYSTISHLGLITTLLSLGSPLACVAAIFHMANHATFKASLFMAAGIIDHETGTRDMRKLTGLYRSMPITATLALVASAAMAGVPLLNGFLSKEMFFAEAVETHMESWLDWIAPYVATLASLFSVTYSIRFIHGVFWGPKAHTLPKIPHEPPHFMRLPMELLVFICLAVGIFPNLTIGPILDNAVVSVLGPMTISYSLAVWHGINTPLIMSLVALFGGGLLYVVGRRYFLSCDDGAPFFRHLKGPRIFERILVIISWKWARAVEAVLSTRRLQIQLHWIFAVCFIFVGLLLWRDGFIAPGGVPLFPLDIPFLALWLVGGLCALLVAWQAKFHRLASLMLLGGAGLMMCATFLWLSAPDLAITQLVVEVVTAVLLLLGLRWLPKRVHNPAPTSVHFGVRLRRARDFIIATMGGAGIAWLSFAMMTRPQGTTVSHFFLKNAYSGAGGRNVVNVLLVDFRGFDTMGEVVVLGIVSLTVFALLRRFRPAPESIEPPFQQRVQEAFYKAQPERNVGDTVLNYLAIPSVIMGWLFSVILAFSFYLFVRGHDLPGGGFVGGVTLAIGFILQYLARDIRWVENHLRVLPLRWMSFGLLLSVVTGAGALFVGYPFLTSFFQYIHVPLIGKVPVASAFLFDFGVFSLVLGATILILIALAHQSIRSYRSGKKPALKEKEN
- a CDS encoding carboxynorspermidine decarboxylase codes for the protein MIKTPYYLIDKSKLIKNMQTISRLREMSGAKVLLALKCFATWSVFDLMSEFMDGTTSSSLYELRLGKEKFGKETHAYSVAWADHEIDEACDYADKIIFNSIQQLQRFSDATKTIQRGLRLNPGISASHFDLANPSRPFSRLGETNQSAIKEVLPLINGLMIHNNCENADFNLFNQMLGAMEEKFSELFSAVDWISLGGGIHFTAENYPLEAFAERLKHFSKTHGVTLFLEPGEAAITKSTTLEVSVLDTLYNEKNLAIVDSSIEAHMLDLLIYRENAKLEPNQGEHEIMICGKSCLAGDIFGTFQFEKPLKIGDRLSFQDAAGYTMVKKNWFNGVTMPAIVLKECDGTLTLQRQFSYNDYRESLS
- a CDS encoding BA14K family protein, whose product is MRMKKKLHYALAFIFVSSFFIIITTFVNWEQNRSDAKAKLVAQTSIQESSEPLIFTGRRELNGFKGYHHYRRGYVKYKDNWWYPEVAFVTSPHLSTKGASLKVVSDAKRVFLTSFSEKSEKKEPWMLKQHIESCRTRYRSYNINDNSFQPFHGPRKQCLSRFFKG
- a CDS encoding Na+/H+ antiporter subunit C produces the protein MEIILSLAIGVLVGSGIWLILRPRTFQVILGLSLISYGVNLFIFAMSRPRSNAAPIVDPTMVINPANYVDPLPQALVLTSIVIGFATTALFLVILLVSRGLTGSDHVDGREVQ
- a CDS encoding saccharopine dehydrogenase family protein, translating into MKKNVLIIGAGGVAQVVAHKCAQNNDIFGEIHIASRTLKKCEAIIASIKEKNSMKEQGVFESHSLNAMNVEETVKLIQKIKCEIVINVGSAFLNMSVLSACIKTKCAYIDTAIHEDPLKICETPPWYGNYEWPRRQECEQAGITAILGAGFDPGVVNAYAALAHKCYFDKITDIDIIDINAGNHGRWFATNFDPEINFREFTGQVWSWQNKKWTSNKMFEVSHEWDLPVVGKQKAYMTGHDEIHSLSKNLDVQNIRFWMGFSDRYITVFTVLKNLGLLSEQPIKTAEGQEVVPLKVVKAVLPDPSSLAPEYTGKTCIGDLIKGEKDGNPREIFIYNVADHKQAFHETGAQGISYTAGVPAAATALLIATGEWDVKTMVNVEELPPHPFLKYLDHMGLSTFIREQEEDKKLQF